The sequence ACGCCCAAGGTCATGGGCAAGGACATCGGCGAGGTCTGCCAGATGCAGGTCACCGATCTGGCTGACTGGGTACGCACCATCGACGACCCGGGGGTCGCACCGCTGGTGGCGACGCTGTTGCACCTGCTCGATGCCCTGACCGAGATCGGACTCGGGTACCTGTCGCTGGATCGTCCGTCCGGGACGCTGTCCGGGGGAGAGGCGCAGCGCACGAAGATGGTCCGCCACCTCGGCTCGGCCCTGACCGATGTGACGTACGTCTTCGACGAGCCCACCATCGGTCTGCACCCGCACGACATCGAGCGGATGAACAAGCTCCTGCTGGAACTTCGCGACAAGGGCAACACCGTGCTCGTCGTCGAGCACAAGCCCGAGACGATCGCCATCGCCGACCACGTCGTCGACATGGGACCGGGCGCGGGAAGTGCCGGGGGAGAGGTCGTCTTCGAGGGTACGTACGACGCCCTCCGGTCGGCTGATACGCAGACGGGTCGGCATCTCGCCTACCGAGCGACGCTCCGCGAGTCCACGCGTACGCCGGCGGGCCAGATCGAGATTCGCGGCGCGACGTCCCACAACCTCAAGAACGTCGATGTCGACCTTCCGACAGGTGTGCTCACGGTCGTGACCGGCGTCGCCGGCTCCGGCAAGAGTTCGCTGATCCACGGGGCGCTGGCTGGTCGGGATGGAGTCGTGACGGTGGATCAGACGCCGATCAAGGGATCTCGACGCAGCAACCCGGCGACGTACACCGGACTTCTTGAGCCGATCCGCAAGACCTTTGCCAAGGCCTGCGGTGTGAAGCCGGCCTTGTTCAGCGCCAATTCGGAGGGGGCCTGCCCGACCTGCAACGGAGCCGGCGTCATCATCACCGAGCTCGGATTCATGGACACCGTCTCGACGCCGTGTGAGGACTGCGGCGGCAAGCGGTTCCAGGCATCCGTCCTGGAGTATCGGGTCGGCGGGCTCAACATCGCAGACGTACTCGATCTGCCGGTTGCTGAGGCGCACGCGTTCTTCGCATCAGGTGAGGCGAAGACACCGGCGGCCGCGAGCATCCTGGGCCGCCTCGAGGACGTCGGCCTCGGCTACCTCCGACTGGGACAGCCGCTCAACACGTTGTCCGGGGGAGAACGCCAACGTGTGAAGTTGGCAATGAGCATGGCCGTCAGTGATGCCCAGGTGATCGTTCTCGACGAGCCGACCACCGGATTGCATCTCGCCGACGTCGCCAATCTGCTTCGCCTGCTCGACAGGCTCGTTGACGCTGGACGAACGGTGATCGTGATCGAGCACCATCAAGCT comes from Nocardioides baekrokdamisoli and encodes:
- a CDS encoding ATP-binding cassette domain-containing protein, which gives rise to MTELADNHDCIRVRGARENNLKDVSVDIPKRRLTVFTGVSGSGKSSLVFGTVAAESRRLIDETYSTFIQGFMPNLPRPEVDVLEGLTTAILVDQERIGANPRSTLGTVTDANAMLRSLFSRLGQPYIGGPTAFSFNIPTTKVGGVSVTEAGKKNVVRNQVYLGGMCPECEGRGSVSTLDLTAIIDDSKSLDEGAILVPGYTADGWMVAAFKDVVPPDVPISQLTDEQRQDLLYAEPHKRKVNNINLTVEGLIPKIRKSMFSKDPESLQPHIKAFVERAAAFGECTRCHGTRLNESARTPKVMGKDIGEVCQMQVTDLADWVRTIDDPGVAPLVATLLHLLDALTEIGLGYLSLDRPSGTLSGGEAQRTKMVRHLGSALTDVTYVFDEPTIGLHPHDIERMNKLLLELRDKGNTVLVVEHKPETIAIADHVVDMGPGAGSAGGEVVFEGTYDALRSADTQTGRHLAYRATLRESTRTPAGQIEIRGATSHNLKNVDVDLPTGVLTVVTGVAGSGKSSLIHGALAGRDGVVTVDQTPIKGSRRSNPATYTGLLEPIRKTFAKACGVKPALFSANSEGACPTCNGAGVIITELGFMDTVSTPCEDCGGKRFQASVLEYRVGGLNIADVLDLPVAEAHAFFASGEAKTPAAASILGRLEDVGLGYLRLGQPLNTLSGGERQRVKLAMSMAVSDAQVIVLDEPTTGLHLADVANLLRLLDRLVDAGRTVIVIEHHQAVMAHADWIVDLGPGAGHDGGRVVYEGPPAELVQTKSTITGEHLAAYVGM